A genome region from Populus alba chromosome 3, ASM523922v2, whole genome shotgun sequence includes the following:
- the LOC118054434 gene encoding protein NETWORKED 3A, which produces MEEQDKDDKSASFSWWSDSHKRPQQSQWLQATLSDLDNKTKTILNIIQYDGDSFAKRAEMFYQRRPELLNLVHDLHKSYRSLAEKYYHLRSECVYVSHLRSISSSSSLNSSKQVQLFQACNEENAGSTKSEAPTSLPDSVAEEKHSIRRENESMSSEQNKILKTDRDDDRSVDGSGLEKIINGIGLNGNIDGGDFQMKSLEKEKLRNELRLQVSELIDDSLQQQSELIKRNDEKREVIKHLRAQISRLMEENRVLKSYLPSYKVDMKRNTKSHVSKLKGLNCIGNFEG; this is translated from the exons ATGGAGGAGCAGGACAAAGATGACAAATCTGCTTCTTTTTCATGGTGGTCTGATAGCCATAAGCGTCCTCAACAATCCCAATGGCTTCAAGCTACCCTCTCAG ATTTGGATAACAAGACTAAAACGATCCTAAATATTATACAATACGATGGGGATTCATTTGCAAAGAGAGCTGAGATGTTTTATCAGAGAAGACCGGAGCTTCTAAACCTGGTGCACGACTTGCACAAATCCTACCGTTCTTTAGCAGAAAAGTACTATCATCTTAGATCTGAATGCGTTTATGTTTCCCATTTGAGATCAATATCATCCTCTTCGTCATTAAACTCCTCCAAACAAGTTCAACTCTTCCAGGCATGTAACGAAGAAAATGCTGGAAGCACCAAATCGGAAGCACCAACTTCCCTTCCTGACTCGGTTGCAGAAGAAAAACATAGTATTAGACGGGAAAATGAGTCCATGTCAAGTGAACAAAACAAGATCCTGAAGACCGATCGTGATGATGACAGGAGCGTTGATGGAAGTGGGCTGGAAAAGATCATTAATGGTATTGGATTGAATGGAAACATTGATGGCGGTGATTTCCAAATGAAAAGCCTCGAAAAGGAGAAACTGCGGAATGAATTAAGGCTACAGGTCTCAGAACTTATAGATGATAGTTTGCAGCAACAGAGTGAGCTAATAAAGAGAAATGATGAGAAGAGAGAAGTGATCAAGCATCTTCGTGCCCAAATCAGCAGGCTAATGGAAGAGAACAGGGTCCTGAAGAGTTATCTACCAAGCTACAAGGTGGATATGAAACGGAACACCAAATCTCATGTATCAAAGCTGAAGGGGCTAAATTGCATTGGCAATTTTGAGGGCTAA